The DNA sequence ACTCTGTAGCTGGGTGCGACGGTGGCGAGAGGGTGGCGTGAAGTGATCGTGTCATTCTAACCAAGTTAAAAAATCTCCATGGTTTTAAATTCTTATCTTATTTGCTCAGCTCTCCAGCCTGAGTTCTAAAACTTCAACACGTGTGGTCACCCTACACCCTCACTCACTCGCGCGCCATGCCGCTTTGTTATCACGCGCAAACAATACCTAAATGTCCAATGCTGTAAAGGTTTCGTCAACTTGCAGTAAGTACCTTAAATTGTTGaatgtgtttttgtttatCATAAAGTCGCGAAAGTCGTACCCAGCAGGCGTCGCGAGCGCTCGTTCTTCCACAAACCACGCCCCGGGCCCAATGGGGTCGCTGTAGGTTTGTAGGCCTAAAAAGTCAATTGTGAACAGCGCCGAACATCAATATTATTGCTCAGGGTGGTTCTACACTGCGCCCATATTCACAGAAACGCTCAAAAGTGAGACTATAAGCAGCCAGTTGATAAttatgtactcgtatgtacTCTACTCCATCCAGCACTTTAGCAATGAGACGAAGTGTCGAGGAGTTGAAATAACTGCCAAAATTATAGCATATTTAGCGTAACCGTGTAGCTCTAAGATTTTAACACCAACTTTTAACTTGGCTGCACAGTCTCTGTCTCTAAAGTATATAAACTGTGAATATTGACGCAGTTGCATGCAATTGAAAATAACTATTCATAGGAATCTATGATATTCGATAAGTGAGATATTTAATAAGACACTTTCAACTTAGATtgttagtaagtaaataagaaCCTGTACTTCTGATCTTCAAGACACTATGTAAAGTGATTTTCAATTGCAGTTAGCAATTTCATACCTACCGACTTACGTATTTAGgaatgttaatattaagtgatattatgtaaaataaaaatacgaaTTTTAAACGAAGAACGTTGAGACGTCATAACTTTCAGTTTGGTTTTGTCCTTGTAAATATGTTTGCTATATGATTTCATAAATGAATGTAACATATTAAAGAAAAATAGATGaatacaaattttataaattgttttatttatctagTTCAAAAGATATAACATTTTCAGAGGGTGGAAGTAAAGAGAGAAGAAATAACCTTACGataaatagataataataactaattacgcttcaaatagataaacaaCTGCCTTCATAAACAGCGTAACGACTGCAATAGTTCTACGTCAAGGGATCAACACTCGCACTCTTCCTTTTAATGAGAAACCTGGCGCAGTCGTCTGTAGTCGGATCGAAACTGCCCAGCATGACCCCCTGGGCGGCCGCAGCAGCCTGCAATATCTGCTCTCCATACGACTTGACATCGTCTCTTTTCAACTCTGCCATGTACTTCCTAGACTCCATAATGACCATTGCGTCGTCTCTGGCCATGGACCACACGCTCGGTTTGACACGGGGCAGCATGTTGTGGCCGACAAATATGCCGTGGAACAAGCCCTGGAACTGTGGCTTATGAGGGTACTGCTCCAGAGCAGATAGAGACAGGAAGTGGACCTTGCCGTAGTCCACGTCGATGTACGTGTCCCGGTCCTCACGTAGGAGCAAAGGCGCCTCTGAAATATTCTGAGCTTCTGATATCTTAGCATCGATGTTAGTGAGCACAACCATTCCTAAATTTTGCTCCGTGTTCAAATTGAGTGCGTTGCTGTCCAATTTGTCACGATTCTCGAGCTCGTATAGCAGCCGCATCACGTTGCGTTCAGTAACGTCAGTGGCTCTCTTGTAGTTGCCGCCGTGAGAAGACTTCAGCATGTTTCCATCGTCACAAGTCAGTCCGAAGCTGATGTACGGAGACGTGACCAGGTCACCGAGGTAACCTCGGTGGAGAAACCTCTCCCCGCACTTGTAAACACCAGCCCCGAGCGTCGTGTTAGGGCGACTCACTTCTGTTTCCAGCCACGTGAAGGCCACTCCGTGCTCTCTGAAATGCTTGTATTCGTGAAAACAGATCTGACTGGCTACCTCCTTTAACCTCATGTGGTAATCCCAATCGTAGACTCCTACTCTTGAATCGTATCTGACTCCCAAAGATTGTCTGAGCCGCTGGTCCCATAAATCCGTAGCATTGAACTGGTTTGTATTCCCGGTCATCCAAAAGTTCATAAGGTTTTCCATGTAGTCCTTCTCTCTGTACTTCATCTGTTCGACAGATATGCACGGCAAGAGTAAGTTCATGTATTCAGAGTTGGTGATCATGTTTATTAGCTGTCGAGATTTAGCGGTGAGGTACCTGGATGTTGATTGACGGAGGAGCAGATTTCCGTATATCTCCATGAATCTTCTCGTCTTCTCGAGGAGGCCACATCTGGTGGTTTTCTCCATGGCCAGTGACAGAAGGAGGGCCTGTCTTGCCGCCAGCTCCGGACAGCCGTCGATGACAAACAGGTTCATGTACCTCCGTTCATGGCGGTATGCTTGAGCCAGCGTCTTCAGGAGGTGTCGGCCATCGCAGCCTCCGACCACCAGGAAATTGAGTTCGTAGGCGCTGGTGTCTCCATGGTTCAGGAGCTCTTCCTGCAGATCCAGCGCGGGAGTAATGCCCCAAAACATTTTGTTGTGTCACTTGTCTCCTCACCAGTTGTTTGTGCACAAATGACGGACGGCACTGTCACGGTTCGTCATGGCTACGGCAAACAAATGCGAAATGGAGCGTGAGTATCATTGGCTCGGCAAAGGGGCGTTGTCATGGCAAccgatatttataaactagaaCGTATCCACGCGAATCTCATGAGATGTAACCTTCATCGAATCGTCCACCGTTTAACAACcgagagttttttttttgttataagtgTATGCCTACCTAAATAACCAATATGATTagttacaaaattaaaacaagttaattaaaaaaaatgatttcatgCCTTGACTTCAGACTTAAACCTTCCTTGCGTCCTTTGATTTTATCAAAGCGCGCGtctcatttttattttttacgaacTACCTTACGAAGTCTACCTTCTTAGTTGATAAACTGCTCCGAGTctaatgatttatttttgcGAATGATTATTATGGATTTATTCGGAAATGCATAATAGTGATACTGTAAGATTGTAAGTACTGATTTAAGAACGCAACGAAATAACTGCTGCCTACGAGCTTCACTTCGCGATTATTCGCAAAAAACAAACGCGTATCAATTATTagatttccgggataaaaagtagctgtCTCATATAAtcaattatataatatataaaatacctTGAGCTATGCAGGCTGGCACGACGACGTAGCGTGAGGGGCTGTGAAGACAAATCCGATAAAGTATTCACGATCACTCGCACACTCACACTTCTGATTCTTTCAATGTAATGCACAAATTTATTcctattttataacaaaacccgcatcatataagtaagtattgcGAAGTATCACAAATTAATCCGATCACGAAAGCACAAGGGGTGCTAGAAACGGACCGACCGCGACCGATGAAGAGACGGAATAAAATCCGCGAGTGAAAACTAccctacatatatttttttacctacccccatcttttaataaaaaaaatatgtgtctTGGATCGGACAGTAGCTTATGCTGCATATGAATAGACTATGCGTTATTCCAGGGTATCAGCTCCCTGCATACTACCAAATAACATGAATATTTGTTCAGTTCTTCGTGAAACCGCtacgttaaaataaaattccgaagaaagaagaaaaacaacttcttaaattaatgatacatcattatttttaataaataatagtaaatgcATCTGTGATAATACAACTCtagcataaaatatataacttaGTTACTACGTACATAATTTTGTTCTGTACAAAGAATCGAAAACCAATCGATAGTAAAAGATTATACACATATGGATGGGAAGGGCAAAGAAAGCCtttatatcaataaaattaagctTAATGTCACGAATTCGATTTAATttcagaaaataatttaaatttgattttaaatacTCAATAAATTCTGTAGATATAGACaggtatttacaaaattatgattGAGGCTTTCATGCTTAGACCTCACATATGTATAAGTTGATTAAACATTACTTTGTAAGTTCCTTAGTTACAAAATTCACGTAAATATCTtatagattaaaaataaaatatttggtaACTCTCTTAGCTGCTCGTGTTATGTATGAATAACTTATTATTACCACAGTAGGTAGTGCTTTGATTTGAGATCGAATCTAATACTTTGAAAACAGctatacttaataacttaaaaaattaagaaGGAATGTAAGTCCTAGAAAAATATACCTAGATTTCTTCTTACAGACTAGgcataatttaaggttttacAGTAGttataattgttatgaaaAACATATCCTGATTTTTAATTATG is a window from the Plutella xylostella chromosome 10, ilPluXylo3.1, whole genome shotgun sequence genome containing:
- the LOC105382921 gene encoding dynein axonemal assembly factor 3 homolog; its protein translation is MFWGITPALDLQEELLNHGDTSAYELNFLVVGGCDGRHLLKTLAQAYRHERRYMNLFVIDGCPELAARQALLLSLAMEKTTRCGLLEKTRRFMEIYGNLLLRQSTSRYLTAKSRQLINMITNSEYMNLLLPCISVEQMKYREKDYMENLMNFWMTGNTNQFNATDLWDQRLRQSLGVRYDSRVGVYDWDYHMRLKEVASQICFHEYKHFREHGVAFTWLETEVSRPNTTLGAGVYKCGERFLHRGYLGDLVTSPYISFGLTCDDGNMLKSSHGGNYKRATDVTERNVMRLLYELENRDKLDSNALNLNTEQNLGMVVLTNIDAKISEAQNISEAPLLLREDRDTYIDVDYGKVHFLSLSALEQYPHKPQFQGLFHGIFVGHNMLPRVKPSVWSMARDDAMVIMESRKYMAELKRDDVKSYGEQILQAAAAAQGVMLGSFDPTTDDCARFLIKRKSASVDPLT